The stretch of DNA AGCTTGATGTGCAGATGCCGATTGCTGACCCATTGACTTATATCTCAAAGATTGCTGAGAGAACAGGGATTTCAGGTAAAACGCAGGGAATTGCCATACAGATTCTCAGAGACGCAAGAAAAAGACGGGCTGCGGCGGGTAAAGACCCTATGGGATTGGCTGCAGCGGCTTTATACATTGCTTGTCTGCAGAATAACGAGAAGAAAACGCAGAAGGACATTGCAGAGGCTGCAGGTGTTACGGAAGTTACCGTTAGAAACCGCTACAAAACCTTAAAGAAACAGCTTAACCTAGAGCTTCCAGACTAAGCAACAATATTTGGTTAACTCTCTTCTTCTTTTTCAAGTTCCATAACTAAAATGCCAACGTAGCCGCAATCATCGCACACGTATTTTCTAGGAGTTAACCAATAATCAAGGCTGCTTGACAAATGAATCTTTGGACTTCCGCATCTTGGACAAAAAATTTTCGCAGGTTTCCTACGCTTCAGTGTTCCGAATACCTCTCGTAGATTCTGCAACAGTTTCAAATTGGGCTTACTCCTTTACTATGCGGAAGTTACTGCAACTCTATATTTTCTGCGGGATATCCAAGCTTTATCAGATACTGGTGAACTTTCTCGCGGTGGTCTCCCTGTAGCATTATCTGACCATTCTTTGCTGTTCCGCCACACGCGCAATGACTCTTCAGCTTCTGCGCCAAACTTGCCAAATTCGAGTTCTTGTCATTTATGCCGTCCACTATGGTTGTTGGTTTGCCAAATTTGCGTGTCTCAAGCCGTATGCGAATGCGCTGTTGCTCCTTCTCAATTTCACTGCATACGCACAAGTCTTTGGGAAGCCCGCATGTCGGACAGATTTCAGCCATGATGCTCAACCCTAACAATTACCGTGGGAGTATATAAGATTTTCAAATCAATCCTCTATAATTAGAATACATTTCAGACCTTTTTCTAGTAAGACTTTAATCTATTTAGCCCCTTCATAATGCCCCATGAAAGCGCTTGTGTTAGGTTGCGGAAACATAGGCTCTGCTGCGGCAGAAGACCTTGCAAAAAGCCTAAGCTCACTCGAAATCGTAGTAGCTGACAAAGACGAAAACAGAGCCAAAAAAGTCGCAAAAAAAATAGACAAAACAAACGTCTCGTGGACTCAAATAGATGCAGCAAACCAAAACAAACTAGCCAGCTCCTTGAAAGGCTTCGACATAGTAGCAGGGTTTTTGCCAGCAACACTCGGCTATCGTTTGGCAGAAGCCTGCATAAACGCCAAAACCAACCTAGTTGACGTGTCCTTCATGGAAGAAAACCCATTAACACTCAACAATAAAGCCATAGAAACCGGCGTAACCATCATTCCAGACTGCGGATTCGCTCCTGGAATAAGCAACATCCTCGTAGGAAACGCCGTAAGAAAACTGGATAGGGTTATAAACGTGCACATAATGGTTGGTGGACTTCCAGAAAAACCTGTCCCACCATTGGGCTATACGATAACTTGGTCGCCTGAAAGCCTTATCGATGAATATACGAGAAAAGCCAGGATTGTCAGAAATGGCAAGATTGAAGAGGTGGAAGCCCTAAGTGGACTGGAGCAAATCAAATTCCCAAATGTTGGAAAATTTGAGGCGTTCTACACTGACGGACTCAGAAATTTGCTGGACACCATAAAAGGCGTGGAAGAAATGTGGGAGAAAACGCTCAGATATCCCGGACACGTAGAAAAAATCAATCTACTACGAGCATTAGGCTTCTTTGAAGAAGAACCAGTTGAAATAGAAGGCGTCCGATTGCCGCCGAGAAAACTTACAGCTAAACTGTTTCAACAGAAACTTTGGAAACCAGAAATCGGAGACATTGTAGTTTTGAAGGTGGAGGTTTCTGGCGTTAAAGGAAGCAAACATGTGCGGCGCATTTATCATTTGGTTGACCATTACGATTCTATCCACAACGTGACGGCGATGGCGAGAACTACAGCTTATCCGGCTTCGATAATTGCGCAGTTGATACTTAAAGGCGCTATAAGAGAGAAAGGCGTTGTTCCGCCTGAGTTGTTAGGAATGAATGAAAGCGTTTTCCGAGAATTCCTGGCTGAGCTGGAGAATAAGGGAATACGGATTAAAGAGGAAATAGCTTAAGTTCGCTAGTAAAACCGCATGCTTCTGGAAACTTTATATCGAAATTAGCGCAATTCTGAGTTGACCACACATGGCTATCACTAAGATAAGGAAAAGAGACGGGAGAATCGTTGATTTCGACGCTGGAAGAATCAAAAACGCTATTCACAAGGCTTTTGTCGCGGTTGAGCTTAAGGACGGCGAAAGAGCGGAAAACATCACAAGAGAAGTTGTTAGCCTTTTAGAGGAGAAATTCAAAGAGCAAATTCCTTCTGTGGAAGACGCTCAAGATTTTGTTATTGAAGTTTTGAGAAAGAGAGGTTACGAAAAGGTCGCAGTGGAGTATGAGGCTTACAGGAAGAAGAAGGAAGAATTAAGGGCGTTAAGAGAAGAGTTTAGAATAGAGCCAAAACTGACGGTTAACGCGTTAGAGGTTTTGAATCGGAGATATCTTTTGAAGGACGTAACTGAAAAGATTGTGGAAACCCCAGCACAGATGTTTGGCAGAATCGCGAGAGCCATTGCTAAGGTTGACAAGAAATATGGTGAAGACCCAAAGAAAAGCGAGAATATCTTCTATGAGATGATGACGAGATTGGAGTTTATTCCCAATTCGCCGACGCTTTTTAATGCTGGAACAAGGTTAGGTCAGCTTTCCGCTTGCTTCGTTTTGCCAGTTGAAGACTCTTTGGAGGGCATCTTCACCGCGGTGAAAAACACGGCTTTAATTGAGAAAAGCGGTGGCGGAGTTGGGTTTGACTTTTCAAGACTGCGACCGAAGGGCGACATTGTCATGTCAACAAAAGGAGTCGCGTCAGGTCCTGTCAGTTTCATGCGCGTTTTTGACATGGCTACCGAAGTTATAAAGGCTGGAGGAAAGCGCAGAGGCGCTATGATGGGAATTTTAAGAGTTGACCACTCAGACATTTTGGAATTCATAACTTCAAAGCAGAAACCAGGATTTCTTTCAAATTTTAACATTTCAGTCGCGGTTACTGACGATTTTATGAAAGCATTAGAGGAAGACGGCGAATACTGGCTTGTTAATCCTCGAAATAAGGAGAAAACGGCGAAGCTTAAAGCCAGAGACGTTTGGGATTTGATGGTTAAATCTGCTTGGGCAAGCGGCGACCCCGGAGTCATTTTTATTGATGAAATTAACCGGCATAATCCAACACCAGAAGTTGGAAGGATAGAATCAACTAATCCCTGCGGAGAACAACCGCTACTTCCATACGAATCTTGCAATTTAGGGTCTATAAATCTTTCAAGAATAGTTGAAGATGGAAAGATTAACTGGGAAAAACTGAGAGAGACCATAAGAAATGCTGTTCATTTTCTCGATAACGTTGTAGACGCAAACAAATACCCGCTGAAAGAGACTGCGAAGATAACTAGAGCCAACAGAAAAATAGGTTTAGGCGTCATGGGCTTCGCGGACATGCTCATAAAACTGAAAATTCCATACGATTCCAATGAAGCCTTGGAACTTGCTGAACGACTAATGAAATTCATCGAGGAAGAAGCACACAAGAAATCCCAAGAGATTGCCGAGAAAAGAGGGTCGTTCCCCAACTTTGAAAAAAGCATATGGAAAAACAAGTATAAAGCGTTCAGAAACGCCACAGTAACAACCATAGCGCCCACCGGAAGCATAAGCATAATAGCCGGCTGCTCCTCGGGAATCGAACCAATATTTGCAATTTCCTTCATAAGAAACGTTTTGAGTGGAACAAGACTTTTCGAAACTAACCCTCTATTCGAGGCGATAGCAAAAGAAAGAGGATTCTACGATGCAAAGCTTCTCGAAGAAATCGCGAAAACAGGCTCTGTTC from Candidatus Bathyarchaeota archaeon A05DMB-5 encodes:
- the yciH gene encoding stress response translation initiation inhibitor YciH — translated: MAEICPTCGLPKDLCVCSEIEKEQQRIRIRLETRKFGKPTTIVDGINDKNSNLASLAQKLKSHCACGGTAKNGQIMLQGDHREKVHQYLIKLGYPAENIELQ
- a CDS encoding vitamin B12-dependent ribonucleotide reductase — protein: MAITKIRKRDGRIVDFDAGRIKNAIHKAFVAVELKDGERAENITREVVSLLEEKFKEQIPSVEDAQDFVIEVLRKRGYEKVAVEYEAYRKKKEELRALREEFRIEPKLTVNALEVLNRRYLLKDVTEKIVETPAQMFGRIARAIAKVDKKYGEDPKKSENIFYEMMTRLEFIPNSPTLFNAGTRLGQLSACFVLPVEDSLEGIFTAVKNTALIEKSGGGVGFDFSRLRPKGDIVMSTKGVASGPVSFMRVFDMATEVIKAGGKRRGAMMGILRVDHSDILEFITSKQKPGFLSNFNISVAVTDDFMKALEEDGEYWLVNPRNKEKTAKLKARDVWDLMVKSAWASGDPGVIFIDEINRHNPTPEVGRIESTNPCGEQPLLPYESCNLGSINLSRIVEDGKINWEKLRETIRNAVHFLDNVVDANKYPLKETAKITRANRKIGLGVMGFADMLIKLKIPYDSNEALELAERLMKFIEEEAHKKSQEIAEKRGSFPNFEKSIWKNKYKAFRNATVTTIAPTGSISIIAGCSSGIEPIFAISFIRNVLSGTRLFETNPLFEAIAKERGFYDAKLLEEIAKTGSVQKIDRVPEDVKKLFVTALDIEPEWHVRMQAAFQKYTDNAVSKTVNLPANATVEDVRKVYDLAWKLKCKGVTVFRYGSKPEQVLYIGEIKTPEGKFISAESEYAGGCPTQTCPFPG
- a CDS encoding saccharopine dehydrogenase family protein; this encodes MKALVLGCGNIGSAAAEDLAKSLSSLEIVVADKDENRAKKVAKKIDKTNVSWTQIDAANQNKLASSLKGFDIVAGFLPATLGYRLAEACINAKTNLVDVSFMEENPLTLNNKAIETGVTIIPDCGFAPGISNILVGNAVRKLDRVINVHIMVGGLPEKPVPPLGYTITWSPESLIDEYTRKARIVRNGKIEEVEALSGLEQIKFPNVGKFEAFYTDGLRNLLDTIKGVEEMWEKTLRYPGHVEKINLLRALGFFEEEPVEIEGVRLPPRKLTAKLFQQKLWKPEIGDIVVLKVEVSGVKGSKHVRRIYHLVDHYDSIHNVTAMARTTAYPASIIAQLILKGAIREKGVVPPELLGMNESVFREFLAELENKGIRIKEEIA